The sequence GCAATTCAATTGATCAAACAAAAGCAAAGCCTCGGCGTGCAGCCGGGGCTTTCCCGCATGTTGGCGGCTATGGAAAAGACCGGCAGTGTGCAAAACAAATTGCAGGTGATCCATGTGGCGGGCACCAACGGCAAGGGCACCGTTTGCGCTGCCGTGGCCGACGGCCTGCGCCGTGCCGGGTACAGGGTGGGCGTGTTCAGCTCCCCCTGGGTCACGGACTTTCGCGAGCAGATCACTGTGGACGGCTGGATGATTCCCAAGCAGGACTTTGCGGACTGCGTAGAGGTCTTTGCGAAGGAACCGTTGACGGAATTTGAGCTGATCACCGCCGTGATGTATCTGTACTTCTACCGCTGCGGGGTAGATTACGCTGTGGTGGAATGCGGTATGGGCGGCGCCGGGGATTGCACCAATGTGCTGGCTCACCCCACAGTGTGCGCCTTTGCCAAGGTGGCGCTGGACCATACGGCGTTTTTGGGCGATACGGTAGAAGCCATTGCTCGGGAAAAGAGCGGCATTATCAAGCCCGGTTGCCCGGTGGTACTGTACCCCCATATTGCCGCCAAAGATGTATTTTTGGAGCGGTGTCGTGCGCTGCATTGCCCGGTGACGGAAGCTGCCCAGCAGGGGGACCCGATTGCGGATGACTTGGCGGTGGCCGGGGAAGTGCTGCGCCTGCTGGGAGTGGATACCACGCCGGGGCTGCCTATGTTGCCTGCCCGGCGGGAGCACTTTGGCGAAAATTTGTTACTGGACGGCGCCCACAATCCGGACGGTGCTGCGGCGCTGCTGCTCCGTTTGCCTACGGATCGTCCAATCACTGCCGTACTGGCGATGATGGAGGATAAGGACATTGACGGTTATCTCTGTCAGGTGCTGCCCCGGTGTCGTCGAGTGATTGCCACCACCGTGCCCGGTATGGGGCGTGCATTGTCTGCGGAAGATTTGGCGGCGGCGGCGCAAAAGTATTGCCCCGATGTGACCGCAGAGCCGAATCCACACCGGGCGCTGGCGGCAGCCAAGGCGGACGGCGACTTTGTTTTGGTCTGCGGTTCTTTTTATTTAGCACGGGAGATCAGAAAAGATTTGATCTAAAACACAATACGGCAAATTCTGCAAAACCGGTCTGTTACAGTGTAAACAGACCGGTATTTTTTTGGAGTGATGGTATGAATGTAACTTTAGAGAGCAGCGGCAATTTGCTTATTGCCTATCTGTTTGGCGAGATCGACCACCATACCGCCGTTGCGGTGCGCAGCCAGATCGACAGCGCCATACAGGACAAGCTGCCCGGCCACCTGATCTTGGATTTTAAGAATGTCACATTTATGGATTCCAGCGGCATTGGGCTGGTGATGGGTCGCTATCGGCTGGTGCACAGCTATCAAGGCACGGTGGAGATCAAGAATGTGACCGCCCGCACCAAAAAGATTATGGAGCTGGCGGGGCTGGGGAGCATTGCACTGATAAAGGAGAACGAAGATGAAAAAGACCAATGAATTTCGCTTGACTTTGGACGCTCGTAGTGTCAATGAGGGCTTTGCAAGAGTGGCGGTGTCTGCCTTTGCGGCACCGCTGGATCCTACCTTGGAGGAGCTGGCGGACTTGAAAACCGC comes from Oscillospiraceae bacterium and encodes:
- a CDS encoding Mur ligase family protein, with the translated sequence MIKQKQSLGVQPGLSRMLAAMEKTGSVQNKLQVIHVAGTNGKGTVCAAVADGLRRAGYRVGVFSSPWVTDFREQITVDGWMIPKQDFADCVEVFAKEPLTEFELITAVMYLYFYRCGVDYAVVECGMGGAGDCTNVLAHPTVCAFAKVALDHTAFLGDTVEAIAREKSGIIKPGCPVVLYPHIAAKDVFLERCRALHCPVTEAAQQGDPIADDLAVAGEVLRLLGVDTTPGLPMLPARREHFGENLLLDGAHNPDGAAALLLRLPTDRPITAVLAMMEDKDIDGYLCQVLPRCRRVIATTVPGMGRALSAEDLAAAAQKYCPDVTAEPNPHRALAAAKADGDFVLVCGSFYLAREIRKDLI
- a CDS encoding anti-sigma factor antagonist (This anti-anti-sigma factor, or anti-sigma factor antagonist, belongs to a family that includes characterized members SpoIIAA, RsbV, RsfA, and RsfB.); this translates as MNVTLESSGNLLIAYLFGEIDHHTAVAVRSQIDSAIQDKLPGHLILDFKNVTFMDSSGIGLVMGRYRLVHSYQGTVEIKNVTARTKKIMELAGLGSIALIKENEDEKDQ